gtactactcagcggtaaaaaacaatgacatcttgaattttgcatgcaatggatggaaatagaaaacactctactgagtaagataacccagatttaaaaagaggaatatggtatgtactcactcagaagtggattctggccataaacaaaggacatggagcctatagttcgtgatcctatagaagctaaagaagaaggtgaacccaaagaaaaagatatatttatcctcctggatattggaagtatacaAGCTCGCGGGGCAAAAGTTTTGAGCATTGGGGTGAGGGGGGTTTTGGGAGAAGGGTCAATATAAGAGCAGGGAAGACGATATCTTatctaagggagccattttagggttggcaagagacgtGGCTCTAATGGGGTTCCCAGGTGtacatggggatgtccccagctaggtgcttgggcagcagaggagagggtgtgcCGCACACCGCATTCCCGCGTCTGTGCTCTGTGTCCTAGAACCCAGTTGGTCAgattcgggcaaggggctggaggttgagaatacacacgcagagacggACCAACACaaacagagacagaccaacacacggaCCTCTCAACACTGGTTCAGAAAGCCCCTCTTTAATtaacaccatggaggcttaaatacaccaAATACCAaaaggtgaaaatcccatcctctgatcctttaagctaggcacagcttctaggaACTTCATttagaaggttctagcagggaagagcagcagaaggcaaggactcattagtcccaacatccatctgaaggccaggactcattagtcccaacaaggttggctgaactggccttgacctatagtcacactgatgaatatcttgaatattacCATGGAACCTctgtctggcgatggatggagatagagacagagaccctaatcagagcattggactgagctcccaagtccagttgaagagcagaagaagggtgaagatgaacaaggaagtcaggacggcaAGGGAttggtctacccactgagacagtgtgcctgatttaatcagagctcaccaaggcaagTTGTAGTGGGACctaatgagcatgtgatcaaaatgaactctctgaatgtggctgacaatgacaCATCCCACAACTAGAGCTTTGGATGTTCAGTGTCCAAAAGGAGAGGCAGACGTGTGGAGAAGAGCAGAGGAGTGGATTCTGTACAGGTGCATGCGCATCAGCGTCCTCGGGAGCCACTGGGCTGCTGCGATGAGTTCAGTGAGTAGCCAGTGAGGAAAGGAACCTTTGGGACCCTGGTTCCCTTTGACAGGCTTCACAGGGACACCTCCCAGATGCCTCGGTTTATTCATTCCTCCTACGAGACACTAGCAGCATATGCCAGAACAGTCCATGTCCGTCAGCCAAAAGTCCCAAGGACACTCCTGCCAGAGTCAGGTGAGTCAGTCATGTGTTCTCCTCAGTGAGGGAGAAGGGTGACGCTAGCATCATGATATTACTGAAGGTGATGGGAGAAGCCACTGTAGGAGCTGGGCTTTGGTGAACTTGGTTGGAAGTGACCACACAACACTTcaatacatttcctcatgttatggtgaccccagccataaaattgcCACTTCAGAACTCTCATTTTATGGCTGATTTgagtctttgggtttttttttttcgtttttttgagacaggacttctctgtgtagctttagagcctgtcctggaactctctctgtagatcatgctggcctcaaaatcactgagatcttcctgcctttgcctcttgagtctaggattaaagccatgtaccacCTATGCCTGACCAGTTATAAATCTTACTGTAAACATCTGATATAtccaatggtcttaggagacccctaTAAAAGGTTTGTTTAACTTCTGAATATACAGTGTCTGCTTTAGAAAGTGAGAGATGGATCCACATACACGTGTCTCCATAAATCCTATCTCTACTGAGAGACAGTGGAGAGGGGACGTCTTCAAAATGTCACTCTGTCTTGATGGTCAAAACATATCTCTTCATCTGTTATGATACAACGACAGGATGAAGCCTGTGACTAGGTAATTGGGAAGAATGAAGTTCTGTGTAGCTCATGGACCAGAGACTGGAGTCCGGGAACATGGCACCAGCTCTGCCTGGGATTCTGCATCACACACAGGATAGAGCAAGCATGAAGGCTCAGGGTTCCcgtcattttcttcattctttattttattgtttaagcGTTATATTAACATCTATAAGTCATGTATAATAGTcgattttattattacatttttatccatgtttttaatacattttgatCAAATTCAGCACAATGACCCACTTAGGCCCCTCTTACACCCACTGACCCCTCCCTCTTACCAACTGGCCAAACTTCAACTTTCCtgtgttggttttgagacaggatttctctgggtaacagccctgactgccctagaactggcattgcagaccaggctggccttgaactcaataagatccacctgcctctgcctctcaaattctgggattaaatgggTGTGCAACTAGGTCCCTGcccaagattgtgtgtgtgtgtgtgtgtgtgtgtgtgtgtgtgtgtgagtgttacTATTGTATCACTAGGGTTCACCTGAGACTTTACACCTAGCACCTCAGTTTTCGGGACTTGTTCTGCCTCTTTTGATGTTCACACATGTAGAATTGTGATACCTTCTTGAATGATGTTTCCCATAATCAGAGGCCATCTCTATCCTTTTATAGTCGTTTCTGTTTGAAGTCTTGtggaaggacgcttaaaagaagtcccacactagctcagaattgagaaatagatggttatttatttagggggaaactaacaaatcagaatcctctgcttgaacggaGAACAGAGACCGAatccagaaactggaaagaaTGGCCGGAAAAGAGGCTGGACGCAGGCCCTGCATTACCATATATAGTggaagaggccacaccccagtgggcaggtaaccacAAGCTGGAAgacttcccacagcacctccccctcttgtttaaataagagagttctaagcataatacataattatatacaataagaacaaatatatttaataattattctatcctaactagtcttgtataataaataataaaaactaagtcttgtataataaataacgtGGCAAAGTCATGAGACCAAAgcaactacaactatctagtcttcaacgcCATCGAAGATccgagaaagaaaataatattactacagtaagcaggaagtgcaatcaagcaactttcataatttccctggggaggggggaaTAAGGACAAACATGCTTTCTGATGgtatctttctcttttacttctcttgaaaaaaaaaatcctctctgaAAATCTCTCTTGCTCTTCTACATCGTTTTCCAcagctctctatgtagctctacaCAGCCTCTCCACAATTCAAATTCTGAAAAATTATATGTTACCTTTCCAGGGCCGGACTCATTCTCATAATACAAGATAAGTTAGAGTTTCTCTTAGGCTAGGGAGGTCACATTAACTGTCCAGTGTGGAACACATGGCTATGTACATGGCTCTACATTGGTGAGGGTCCCAGACAGAAAGTGTCATTGAAATTCAGGACTTAAACAATAACCAGTTAGCCGAACCTTGCGTGGTAGTGAGTATGTCCATGAGGTCTATTACTATTGGCTACCAAAGTTGCTTCAAGTCTGACTTGAATCAGTAATAAACACCTGGGAATTCCCCTTGTGTATTCATTGCCAGGGGCAACCAGTTGCTTTGAATTTGTTCTGAAGTCTAAAATTAGCTGTTCTTGTGATTGAAAATATAGTTACTTTCCTATGTCAGTCTGAACAATGTAAAATATCTTAGCattatttctatttatcaaaATCATCTCAGGTTACGCAGAAATCATCatcctgaccatccacagctgTATGTGTGTTCAATATATGGAATATACACATGAGAGAAACACACAAGCAgagacaaaacacccattcaGTTCTCAGGGAAGGAATGCAGTTCTCAGGGAAGAAACGAAGTGGTACAAGAGAGAAATTACAGACACAAGCAACTGGTCATGTATATTCAATGACTCCATGGCCTTCCCAAGTGGGTCTCCCCATGAGAGTCATTCATCTTGTGGGTTGACCTAGTGAACACTACTTGTCACCTACTGTATGCTCCCATGGCCCCCTTCAGACCCTTAGACATGAGGACCATGTGCCAAAGAGAGCTGGGAGAATGGGCAAAAGGGATAATGAGATGGAATCTTGGGTGACTCCACACTTGCCTAGCAGCATCTGCAATGTGGGTCTCAGTCTTCCGTGTTCCTATAGGGCTGTGGACATCCATACTTCCCAAGCATGCAACACCCTGTATCCTCAGcgctgagatggaggaaggctcTCTTGGTCAGCTCTGAACCTGCCTTGGACCtcacccttcttcccttcttggATGACTGTCCCCTGTGTAGATGCTTTCAGGGATCTCTGACGGTGTCTGCCCTGACCTGCTCTTGGAAGTTGAGGCAGGGAACCTCTTTCCTCAGCTGTGCTGAGCTCTACAGATAAGGCTCTTCCTACTCTTGATTCTGCCTTTTCATCAGCATGACTTTAGCTTAGTAGAGGAAACCACAGTGAGAGTCAGGACCATGTAAATGTATCCTGAGCCACAGGCCAAACATGGTGAGGAATGGGTTGGAATATTCATAGACTTTTAACAGTCAGGATGGGGCTACTGACTCTTAAGTCAGGGGTCAAGACAACCCCATCTTGCCATCTCTAACTCTGACAACACGAGCAGATCTCGTCCCACCTGGCGATCCTGAAGATCTTCCAGGGAACTGTTCACATCAACAGTGACATCACAAGACAGTCTTGCAAACATTTGCCAGCTCTGAGTTGTCTAGAGGAAACTTCAGCCAATGAAATGTGATCTGAATCCAATTGAAGGTAACCTATTTCTATGCTGTATGAATATTAACCTTCCCATATGCAGGGGGGGATTAGCACAAAGGAGTCAGGCCACCAAGTTTAACCTACCCTATTCAGAACTCTAGAGAAGAGGGTTGTCTCAGACCAACGGGACCAGGCATGTTGTTACCTGTATCAGAGAGCATCGACCTTTAAAGTAGCCTTTCTTTGTGTAGGGACCTTAAAGGAGACAGGAATCTTCCATATGAACATTGACATCATGACTGGTGTAATCATCTGAGGAACTAAAACAGACAAATCCCCCGGACCATAAACATAGAAAAGGCAATTTCATGCCATACCGACAGCCCATTCTGAACCAGTCTGTTTCCCCAGAAGAAGTGAAATCCTTAAGCTCTCAAGGATTTCATGTGATTCTCATCCTTGAGGCTTTGAGATGCATCAGGACCCTTCAAACACCATGATATTGTTGTCCTGTGGTGAAGGGAAGTGAGGAGACCCGTGTCTAGAGGAGCCAGTGAGACAACATTACACAGGCTCAATGTGTCAGTGCAGGGGTCCATCTTGGCCTGACTTCAGCTGTTTTGAGTCCAACGATCAAGAGCCACCACAAGAAATACCAACCTGCTCTGCCTGCATGGGCCCCTGCCGTTGCAGTGGACTGTAGGTGTTTGTGAGGGGTCCCAAGTGCTGCCTGTGCAGGAACCAAACCTGACATTGGTGGCATTAGCTCAGACTAGAACAGACACTTTCTGACTCTGGTTAATGCCAGGATTATCCTGCTCACCACTCCTCCCTCTGAGAGTTGTGGCAGCCCCTGAGCCTCCTACCTTCCTCATCCTGGTGTTTGCCCATATCTTCCTACTTCAGATCAGTCTGATTTATCCTGACCGCCTTTGTCTTTGGTCCCATGCCACCTTCTTCTGCTGTCATTGACTGCTATATACTCCATTTTCTAGACCACagttaatatttattgaacacaaaTTATAGAAGACAAGAGGACAAAATCCAGGTTATCTAGACACTATCTTGGCCATCACACCTTCCCACAGTATGAGAGGAAACTGAGGGTCACAGACTGAGTCTCTTGTCACAAACCTGTTGACCCCAAACAATACTTTGTTTGACATCTCATGTACATCTGCCTTGACTCTCTATCTCCAAAGACCCAATAATGACACAGCACAGCATAGACATTCACTTTGATGCCATTGGTCTCTCTGGTGACCCTGTCCCCTTGGAGGGTTGACTACTTCTCAAGAACTCCATCTTTTCTCTTGTCACCACCCCCATCCTCAACATCATCtacatccccatcatcatcaccatcactatcactATCCAGACATTACTTCCTAGAAGACACAAGCGTGTGGTGATCCTGCTGATGCTGGGAAGAATCACCTAGTGGTCATAGGGACCCTGCCCTCAGGGAACGGGATGTGGTCCCCTGCTCTGGCTTCAGCTTCCACTCTGGCTTTCTCCCATCTTCAGCCATCCAGGTTTCCTAGGTTCTCATGGCTTGTTCCTGTACTGCTCTCCATATCAGACCCTCTGTATTGCAGTCCTAGTCCCATTCTCTAGGAATTCTGGCCCCTTATTTTAGACTTCAGTTCTCATCTTCTTAAAGCACTGCATTGACCTTGCTCTGCtcagacagagaaatagaaaccACTCAACCCTCAGGTCAATAGACTTGATCATGCCTTATTTCCCTTGTAATGgtatgttccccccccccccttgtgttCATCCCTATACATGTCATTTCCCCTGAACTCTTAACTGCTTGGTGGAGGGGTCACTGAGGCTAGAATGACTGTAGATCCTTGTGGTGCTGCTCAAATTCACGCAACCTCTCTTCTAGATTGTTAGCCACCTCCCGTAGCGCTCCTCCTGACTTTGTCTTTGCCCCATTGTGTAAATCTATGGAGTCAGTCACAAGGTTATACACATCAAATCCAAATAGTGAAACATTACCGACTCCTTTTCCAATCCTGGCTAGTCTGGTTCCTCGGGGAATATTGTGTGGGATGAGATTCCTCAACTGCCTAGTACCTCCTCTGAACGTTGTAAAGTTCCTGATTCTGCCTGTCCCAATGACTTTAATATGATCCCTGAGGGTTTTCCAGGCACAGATTAACTCCACACCCTTACTACTAACTTTGAATGTGATCAAAGGCATGATCTTCAAAATTCTGTTCACTATGTCCATGATGGCTCCAACCAGGTGCCTGGCTTCACTTTCATCTGCCATTGTGATGGATTCTTCCACAATGCTAGTGGTGAGACCAGTCGCAGCTGATGCTGCTCCTAAACCTGCTGCTGCGAGAGCCAGAGAGGCCCCTGCTGTGAAGGGTGCCAGAACTAATCCAGCGATTGTGGCTGCGATGCTGGTGGAGCCGGACACCACATTGGAGATGGTGCAGCCCTTGTGCACCTCGTCAAGATGGTCAGCCAGAGCTCGGAGCTTCCTGATGTGTTCTTCAAGTTTCATTTTCAACTCAGGAAATTCcttcagaaaattttttttctgctgcctctTTTCTGTTTCATCATTTTCATCTGCGGGCTCCCGGGCTAAATGCTGCTTCAGTGCATCACGCAGGGCAGCTTCCTCCTCGCTGTGACAGAAGAGATCAAGTTCATGAATAAAACAGTTACTTTTTGAATGTTAAAGCCTTGTTCAAACCTCACTTTCATGCCACAGACCCAGCAGGAGTAACGCAGCAGAGATCTGTAATCTGCCCTCTACCTGGATCATCTGTTACAGCATAGATGTCCAGGGCCTTAGTCCATAGGGGTCAGTGTGTGAAGTCAGGACACTTGACAAAATTAGAGGCACTGATAAAATGATTTCACTCAAGGTCAAGCCAATGTCATCGCTATTGTGGTAGCCCTGTTGATGAGTGCCGCACATGGACTTAGAGCCATTACTCTTTTAGTCAGAGAACTGTGCGTGTTGTATGGAATTCCCCTTTCCCCAGagtctcctctctgtccctggtTGCCCTGAAGTCATCGGCACCCCATGCAGTATTGAGCTTGCAGGAATGCCTGTGTTTGTCTGGGAGGTCTGCAATGGACCATTCACAGGGCAAGCCAAGTGTGGATTTCTCAATCTGAATGAATTCCAAACCTAATGTCTCAAAACTCCACATCTGTCCTCATGGGACAATACACAGCGACAGCACAACTGATTATAAAGAATTACAgaaactcctccatctcctgtaCACTGTCAGCATCCAGGCAGATTCAGGTTCCATCTGTGATATACTTTACTAAATATCTGCAGGTGTTTCAAAGTTTGGAAAATGCAGGGTCTGAGATGCATCTGTTCCCAAGAATTTCCTATGAACATGCTCAACCTGAAAGATGTGGGAACTTTGGTGCCATTTCTGATATGCAGAGGAACTGGAAGCCAAAACACTGACCTCAGGAAGATCCCCCTGAGGCCTGTGTCACCGGAATTGATTTCTTACTGATGTCCATATAGAGAAACTGTGGTCCTGCCCTCCTGACAGGTGTCTCTAAGTCCCCAGCTCTCTGTGTGTACAGTATGGCTCCATGTTTGTCCCTGAGGGCAACAGTCCTGAGCAGTGTtctcctggcttcttttttttccatagttaaacattcttttctttcattttttttaaaatttatttatttattaaggatttctgcctcctccccgccactgcctcccttttccctccccctcccccgatcaagctcccctccctcatctgctcgaagagcaatcagg
The Microtus pennsylvanicus isolate mMicPen1 chromosome 2, mMicPen1.hap1, whole genome shotgun sequence DNA segment above includes these coding regions:
- the LOC142842916 gene encoding apolipoprotein L3-like, translated to MVSCVPSEEEAALRDALKQHLAREPADENDETEKRQQKKNFLKEFPELKMKLEEHIRKLRALADHLDEVHKGCTISNVVSGSTSIAATIAGLVLAPFTAGASLALAAAGLGAASAATGLTTSIVEESITMADESEARHLVGAIMDIVNRILKIMPLITFKVSSKGVELICAWKTLRDHIKVIGTGRIRNFTTFRGGTRQLRNLIPHNIPRGTRLARIGKGVGNVSLFGFDVYNLVTDSIDLHNGAKTKSGGALREVANNLEERLREFEQHHKDLQSF